The window AAGATCAGTTTCCCGAAACTTCTACACTAGTCAATTGGCTTTGTTATCACCAACCTATTTCTTTATCTACCTAATAAAATGCTGTAACGAGCCTTAAAATGAAGTTTTTAGTGCAAATTATTTTAGTTGGGGCTTTTAAAACATTTTTTTTTATAAAAATTTAATTTGCATATTTAGCTTTGAAAAAAATATTGTTTGTAAAATAATCTTTTTGTTAAGCTAGAGCACTATGGGTGAAATTCCTGAAAAGGTAATCATACAAGACAAATCTATTGTGGTGTTGCCATTTGTTAACATGAGCAACGATCAAGAGAATGAATATTTCAGTGATGGTATTACGGAAGAAATTATTAATGCCCTAACCAAGGTGGAAGGGCTCAAGGTGATTGCCAGAACCTCATCTTTTGCTTTCAAAGGCAAGAATTTGGATGTAAGAGAAATAGGTCAGAAACTAGGAGTAGCCAATATACTGGAGGGAAGTGTTCGGAAGGTTGCAAACCGTGTCCGCATTACTGCGCAGCTAATTAATGCCAAAAATGGAGTACATTATTGGTCCAAGAATTTTGATCGTCAAATTCAGGATATTTTTGCTTTGCAGGATGAAATCAGCTTGTTAATTGCTGACCAAATCCGAGAAAATTTTGGACATTTAGATATTCAAGATCATTTGATTCAAGCTTCAACACGTAGTGTTTCTGCTTATGAACATTTTTTAAAGGGTCGTTATCACCAACTTCAATGGACTGCAGCCTCTTTAAAACAAGCCATTGTGCAATACGATGCAGCCATTGCAAAGGATCCCGAATTTGCCCGAGCCTATTATGGGAATTTACAGTGTTATGGCTTATTAGTGATTTGGGGCTTTATTCCTGCCGAAGAAGGAATGGGGAAAGCAATAGAAAATTTTATAATTGCCAAGGAACTCGATACTGAACTTCCCGAATACCCCATGTCTTTTGTAGGCCGAAGCTTGTGGAAGGAATGGGATTTTAAGGAGGGGTATGAATACATTCAGCAAACCTTGGCCATGAATCCCAAACATACCGATGCATTGGAGGCCATGGCTGAATTATTTATAGCCACAGGCTATTTTGATCAAGCCGAATTATTTGTGAAGAAAGCCTTGGAAGTGGATCCTTTGTCCCCTAATCACCACTTTACCATGGCCAATATTTTTTATTTAAAGCAAGCTTTTGATATTGCTTTGCATCATATTGAGAAAGCATTGCGGATCAATCCCCAATTTGACCACGCCTTAAGATTAAAAGTGAATGTACTTATTTTACTGGGTAAAGAGAAAGAGGTGGAGGCATTGGCTGAAAAATTTGAGGAAAGTGAATTGATAAAACTGCTAGACGCAATTTTCAATAAGAGAATAGCCCGAATTCCTAATGAGTACTTGGATGAGTGGAAGAACTTAGGAGGCGAAATAGGTGAAATTATGCCCTATAAATTGTTTATCCTAGCCAATAGTAATTGCCTTGACCACGCTTTTAAAGTGTTAAAAAGGGGTGTTGAATTGCGTAGAGGGCAATTAATGAATTATAGATTCGAACCCTTTTTACAAGGCTTGAAAGAAATTGAAGGATTTGAAAGCTTACATCAGGCCAACTTTAGTTTGACTGGTAATGAAGCGTGGTTTGCTAAGGAAAAGCCGTCTCAAATACTGGATGAAAAGGAGGCGGATTTGTTGAAGGAAAAGTTAATTAGGTATTTTGAAAAGGAAAAACCGTTCTTAGACCCCCAATTGAACTTAAATGCTCTTGGGAGTAAACTGGAACTTCATCCCAACAAATTGTCATATTTAATAAATGATAAACTACAAGCTAATTTCAATGAATATGTAAACAATTACCGGTTGAATTATTTCAAAAAGATTGCGATCAATCCGCGTTTTAATCACCTAACACTGCTAGCCTTGGCTTATGATAGTGGTTTTAATTCCAAAACCGTTTTCAACTCTTTCTTTAAAGCAAAAGAAGGTGTCACACCAAGTGTATGGTTGAAAAAGGCCAAAATGGAAAAGTAACTAGCTCGGAAACAAAAGGTATCACATTATAATTTAGAACGCATATGCAAATGTAATGGCTCATTTTTGTTCTGAATTATTAATTTAACTATTGTACCATGAGAACGAACCCATTACCCGGCCCGGATAAAAATGAATCCTTTCCTTTATTGAATCATAACAAATTGTGTTTCTTGAAGAATATCATCACCAACCCCAATATAGAAGTGGGGGATTTTACCTATTATGATGATTTAGAGGATGTTTACAATTTTGAGAAAAACGTCAAGTACCATTTTGATTTTATAGGTGACAAATTAATAATAGGTAAATTTTGCATGATCGCCTCAGGTGTTTCTTTTATTATGAATGGAGGGAATCACCTCAGTACTTCTATTTCAGCCTATCCCTTTGCGATATTTGGACATGGCTGGGAAAAAGCCATGAAAGGAAAAAGTTACCCCTATAAAGGAGATACTATGGTTGGCAATGACGTTTGGTTAGGTCATGAGGTAACCGTTATGCCTGGGGTTAAAATCGGTGATGGGGCCATTATTGCTAGCCATTCAGTTGTTACTGCTGATGTTCCACCCTATGCAGTTGTTGGCGGAAATCCAGCTAAACTAATTCGAAAAAGGTTTTCTGAGGATAATATTAGTCGATTACTCGATTTAAAATGGTGGAACTGGTCCATTCAAAAAATTACGGACCATGCACATCTATTAACAGGTGATGATATAGAAGAATTCTTAAAACAGGTTTAACTCAATACTTTTAAAGCATTCGGACAGTTAAGAACGGTCTGTTTATTTATCTTAAACTTAGTGAATTAGCTAAACTTCCATTGTTATCAGGAAAATAAATAAAAAACAAAACATTGGTCACGTTAAGCTTCGGGTAAAACTCTTGAAGCTTTTTTTGTGCGATACATTAGCAGTATAAAAAGTGTGGCAGCTAAGATGATTTTTGAAGTGATTTTTTTACACAGCAA of the Cyclobacterium marinum DSM 745 genome contains:
- a CDS encoding tetratricopeptide repeat protein; the encoded protein is MGEIPEKVIIQDKSIVVLPFVNMSNDQENEYFSDGITEEIINALTKVEGLKVIARTSSFAFKGKNLDVREIGQKLGVANILEGSVRKVANRVRITAQLINAKNGVHYWSKNFDRQIQDIFALQDEISLLIADQIRENFGHLDIQDHLIQASTRSVSAYEHFLKGRYHQLQWTAASLKQAIVQYDAAIAKDPEFARAYYGNLQCYGLLVIWGFIPAEEGMGKAIENFIIAKELDTELPEYPMSFVGRSLWKEWDFKEGYEYIQQTLAMNPKHTDALEAMAELFIATGYFDQAELFVKKALEVDPLSPNHHFTMANIFYLKQAFDIALHHIEKALRINPQFDHALRLKVNVLILLGKEKEVEALAEKFEESELIKLLDAIFNKRIARIPNEYLDEWKNLGGEIGEIMPYKLFILANSNCLDHAFKVLKRGVELRRGQLMNYRFEPFLQGLKEIEGFESLHQANFSLTGNEAWFAKEKPSQILDEKEADLLKEKLIRYFEKEKPFLDPQLNLNALGSKLELHPNKLSYLINDKLQANFNEYVNNYRLNYFKKIAINPRFNHLTLLALAYDSGFNSKTVFNSFFKAKEGVTPSVWLKKAKMEK
- a CDS encoding CatB-related O-acetyltransferase is translated as MRTNPLPGPDKNESFPLLNHNKLCFLKNIITNPNIEVGDFTYYDDLEDVYNFEKNVKYHFDFIGDKLIIGKFCMIASGVSFIMNGGNHLSTSISAYPFAIFGHGWEKAMKGKSYPYKGDTMVGNDVWLGHEVTVMPGVKIGDGAIIASHSVVTADVPPYAVVGGNPAKLIRKRFSEDNISRLLDLKWWNWSIQKITDHAHLLTGDDIEEFLKQV